ATATAGCGATGATTCTGGCAACCGGCGGGTCCGCCATGGTTAAAGCGGCTTATAGTTCAGGCAAGCCTGCTTATGGTGTAGGGCCCGGTAATGTGCCTGCGTTTATTGAGCGTACGGCAGATGTTAAGCAAGCGGTCGCTGACATCATCAGGAGTAAAACTTTCGATAACGGCGTAATCTGTGCTTCTGAACAGGCCATAATTGTGGATGAGCCCATCAAAGACCAGGTAATAGCCGAATTAAAGGCTCAAGGCGCTTATTTCCTGAACAAAGAAGAAATAGAGGCTGTCAGCAGGGTGGTTATGACTCCCCGGGGCGGCATGAATGCGGCTATGGTAGGCAAGAGCGCTCAGGTTATTGCCGAAAAGGCAGGTATTAAAATCCCTGTTGGAACTCGTATTTTGATTGCCCCATTGGATGGGTATGGACCTGATTATCCGCTATCCTATGAAAAACTTACAACTGTGCTGGCTTTTTATACTGTTAAAGATTGGCATGATGCCTGCCTCCTGAGCATTGAACTGCTGAAACTGGGAGGTATTGGGCACAGTTTTGTGATTCATACTCAGGATGAACAAGTAGCGCGGGAATTTATTCGTAAACCGGTGTTCCGTATTCTGGTCAATACTCCGTCGGCACTGGGAGGCATTGGCTATACAACAGGGTTGGCTCCTTCCCTGACCTTGGGATGTGGGTCCTGGGGAGGTAGCAGCACGTCAGACAACGTCACTCCGCTGCACCTTATCAATATTAAAAGACAAGCTTACGGCTTGCGGCAGGCAGCGCCTGGAACAGCTCAGCTTTCCAATGCGGGGCGGTTCACCTCAGAAGATATTGCCGATGTGGTCAAGGCGGTTTTGACCCAACTTCAATGCAAGGCTACCGGCTGATAGGGCAGGTGGGAACCGTTGGACAGGGAAGAACTGGTTTCAATCATAACAGAACAGGTTATCAGCCAGTTACAGCAAATGGCTAAAGTTGCGCCTGCCGATCACAGGAATAAAAAAATCCCATTGGGTATTTCCAACCGCCATGTGCATATTTCGGCAGAAGACCTGGCAACGCTATTTGGTAAGGGCGCACAGTTGACCAAGTTGAGGGATCTTTCACAACCCGGTCAGTTTGTAAGTGAACAGATGGTTACCCTGGTGGGTCCCAAGGGAGTCATAGAAAAAGTCCGCGTTTTGGGTCCCGTAAGAAAGAAAACGCAGGTAGAAATTTCAATTTCTGACTGTTTCAAGTTAGGCGTAAAAGCGCCTATCAGGGATTCAGGGGACCTGGAGGGCTCGGCGCCTATAACGGTGGTAGGGCCGGTGGGATCAGTAACCTTGCCGGAAGGCTGTATCATTGCTGCCCGGCATATCCATTTGCATCCTGCCGATGCCGAAATTTTCGGTTTAAAAGATGGCGACCGGGTCAATGTAAAATGTTCCGGCCCAAGAGGGATAATATTCACAGAGGTGCTGGCCAGGGTTAATGAAAACTACAGGCTGGAAATGCACCTTGACGTAGATGAGGCAAACGCTGCTTCCCTAAGGAACGGTGATTTGCTGGAGATTGTATAACGGGGGCCACACAGCCCTTCGGTTGTGTGGCCGCCTTAAATAAGCAGAAGGAAGATGAAGCATGAAGGTTTTGGTAATTAATTCCGGTAGCTCATCATTAAAATACCAACTGTTCGACATGAAAGAAAGACAGGCAATAGCAAAAGGGCTGGTAGAGCGAATCGGTATTCCGGGGTCCCGCCTGACCCATTACCCTGCAGACCGGGAACCTTATAGGGTGGAGCGGGAGATTAAACATCACGGTATGGCCCTGGAGATTATTTTTGATGCATTGACCCATGCCGGGCATGGAGTGATAAACAACATTAAGGAAATTGACGCAGTTGGACACCGTGTAGTACACGGAGGAGAGATATTCAAGGGACCGGTCCTGGTGGATGATGCTGCCAAGGAGGGAATCAGGCGGCTTGCCGAACTGGCGCCCCTTCATAACCCGGCGAATCTGCTGGGTATAGAGGCATGTGAAAGACTTCTCCCCGGCATCAGGCAGGTGGCAGTATTCGATACCAGCTTTCATCACACAATACCGCCCCATGCGTACATGTATGGCTTGCCTTATAGATATTACGAGGAATACGGAATCCGCAGGTATGGATTTCACGGGACATCCCATAAATATGTGGCCCAACGGGCCGAAGCATTGTTAAGCAGACCGCTACAGGAACTTAAAATTATATCCTGCCATTTAGGGAGTGGTTCCAGTATAACTGCCATTCTGGGCGGATGTTCGATAGATACCAGTATGGGTTTTACCCCGCTGGAAGGTCTTACAATGGGCACAAGAAGCGGAGACCTTGACCCGGCCATTATCACGTATTTAATGGAGAAAGACAATTTGTCTCCGGCACAAATCAACAAAATTCTTAACCACATGGGCGGTGTGCTGGGGGTTTCCGGCTTAAGCAGCGACTTCCGTGACCTGGAAAAGGCTGCTGCTGAAGGGAATAAACGGGCCAAGCTGGCTATTGATTTGTTTGTACACAGGGTAAAAAAATATATCGGCGCTTATGCAGCTGAACTAAACGGCCTTGATGTACTTATTTTCACTGCCGGTTTAGGAGAGAATTCGCCCGAGATAAGAGCAGCCATCTGTCAGGGACTGGATTACCTGTATCTATGGGTCGATCCGGAGAAAAATATGGTCCGGGGCCGGGAAGCGGATATATCAACATCGGGTTCGAGGGTAAGAGTACTGGTGATTCCTACGAATGAAGAATTAATGATAGCGTCGGAAACAATGCAATTGATAAATTAATTGTTCCCCCGGTTATTCGGGTAATGACTTTCCCCTGCAATGAAAAGGCTTGCAAATGCTCCAAAGCATATTGTATACTAGGTTAACAATATCTGGCGATTTATGCCATGGTAGGAGCATAACAAGCCAGGGCTTGAGCAAAGAAAGAGAGGGGAAGGAAAAATTGAAATTGGTTGTTGCTATTACCGGCGCTTCAGGCGCTATTTATGGAATAAAAATAATGGAAGAAATTAAAAAGAAGGCCTTTGAAACCCACCTTATCATTAGTAAATGGGCAAGGACCACAATAGAAACAGAAACCAGGTATACAGTGAAAGAGGTTGAAAAACTGGCCACCTATTGTTATAACGAAGATGATCTGGCAGCGCCTCTTTCTAGCGGTTCCTTTAAGTGGGACGGTATGGTTATTGCCCCTTGCAGTATGAAGACACTGTCCGGCATAGCCAATGGTTATACCGACGGGCTGATTGTTAGGGCAGCCGATGTTGCTCTCAAAGAAAAGAGGCCCCTGGTGCTGATAACCAGGGAAACTCCGTTGAATCCGATTCATCTGGAAAATATGTTAAAGCTAGCCAGGATTGGGGTTACAATTATGCCGCCTGTACCTGCTTTTTACGCGGCGCCGGCAACGATTGACGATATAGTAAACCAGACTGTTGGAAGGGCGTTGGACCTGTTA
The nucleotide sequence above comes from Thermincola ferriacetica. Encoded proteins:
- a CDS encoding acetaldehyde dehydrogenase (acetylating); amino-acid sequence: MAFDYDLISIQEARDIARKAKAAQEILAEFSEEKINRIVAAMAEAGKANAEWLAKMAVDETKFGVFEDKVTKNIFASTNVYEYIKDMKTVGVLKEDPDKKIVEIAAPVGVIMGIIPSTNPTSTTIYKALISVKAGNAIVFSPHPNAARCTYAAAQVMHEAAVKAGAPEGIIGCLTKTTMAATQELMRHDDIAMILATGGSAMVKAAYSSGKPAYGVGPGNVPAFIERTADVKQAVADIIRSKTFDNGVICASEQAIIVDEPIKDQVIAELKAQGAYFLNKEEIEAVSRVVMTPRGGMNAAMVGKSAQVIAEKAGIKIPVGTRILIAPLDGYGPDYPLSYEKLTTVLAFYTVKDWHDACLLSIELLKLGGIGHSFVIHTQDEQVAREFIRKPVFRILVNTPSALGGIGYTTGLAPSLTLGCGSWGGSSTSDNVTPLHLINIKRQAYGLRQAAPGTAQLSNAGRFTSEDIADVVKAVLTQLQCKATG
- the pduL gene encoding phosphate propanoyltransferase translates to MDREELVSIITEQVISQLQQMAKVAPADHRNKKIPLGISNRHVHISAEDLATLFGKGAQLTKLRDLSQPGQFVSEQMVTLVGPKGVIEKVRVLGPVRKKTQVEISISDCFKLGVKAPIRDSGDLEGSAPITVVGPVGSVTLPEGCIIAARHIHLHPADAEIFGLKDGDRVNVKCSGPRGIIFTEVLARVNENYRLEMHLDVDEANAASLRNGDLLEIV
- a CDS encoding acetate/propionate family kinase; translation: MKVLVINSGSSSLKYQLFDMKERQAIAKGLVERIGIPGSRLTHYPADREPYRVEREIKHHGMALEIIFDALTHAGHGVINNIKEIDAVGHRVVHGGEIFKGPVLVDDAAKEGIRRLAELAPLHNPANLLGIEACERLLPGIRQVAVFDTSFHHTIPPHAYMYGLPYRYYEEYGIRRYGFHGTSHKYVAQRAEALLSRPLQELKIISCHLGSGSSITAILGGCSIDTSMGFTPLEGLTMGTRSGDLDPAIITYLMEKDNLSPAQINKILNHMGGVLGVSGLSSDFRDLEKAAAEGNKRAKLAIDLFVHRVKKYIGAYAAELNGLDVLIFTAGLGENSPEIRAAICQGLDYLYLWVDPEKNMVRGREADISTSGSRVRVLVIPTNEELMIASETMQLIN
- a CDS encoding UbiX family flavin prenyltransferase, whose protein sequence is MKLVVAITGASGAIYGIKIMEEIKKKAFETHLIISKWARTTIETETRYTVKEVEKLATYCYNEDDLAAPLSSGSFKWDGMVIAPCSMKTLSGIANGYTDGLIVRAADVALKEKRPLVLITRETPLNPIHLENMLKLARIGVTIMPPVPAFYAAPATIDDIVNQTVGRALDLLGIETDSVKRWGGKT